Proteins from a genomic interval of Bradyrhizobium sp. CCBAU 53340:
- a CDS encoding cation:proton antiporter: protein MQWSLLRPVGLVPAALVLTTMAASAEGGKSAGPSEFLLVAQIVLLIAVGRGLGELMQRIGQPSVIGELLAGILLGPSLFGWLWPEAQAAIFPKTPEQKAMLDGIAQFGILLLLLLTGMETDLKLVRRIGKAAIAISIAGILVPFACGFVLGEFLPDALLPKQEQRLVASLFMGTALSISSVKIVAVVVREMNFMRRNVGQIIVATAVIDDTIGWIIIAVIFSLASQGALDLASVAQALVGTLAFLAVSFTIGRRLVFQLIRWANDNLVSAAAVITVILLLMGVMALITHAIGVHTVLGAFVAGILVGESPILTRQIDERLRGLISSFFMPVFFGLAGLSTDLSVLRDPSLLMLTALLVVIASVGKFGGAFVGGTIGGLSTRESLALASGMNARGSTEVIIATIGLSIGVLSQVMFTMIVTMAIVTTMAMPPMLRAALARLPMNQEEKERLEREEFEKRGFVANLERPLLAVDESVNATFASHLIGLIAGMRGLPITVLHIGKRAGEQEKIRDEEESHEAVVKKAAETVSANGDGEVGSVDVVTRARRAELGETIAEEARKGFDLLVVGVDRAAAAKDRFDQRIEDIAAKFEGPLAIVAAKGKHLKQPMPDGLNILVPVSGSGVSKRGAEVAVALTQAGSGSLRVIYVATTRDKGAQRGASRGLGQEAGILKDASDLAARYDVDITTTLRVNRAPEAAILREIDTTDVDLVVMGVDRIQADHLSFGGVADAVLRQSKVSVLLVSSGEARQAPAEKA from the coding sequence ATGCAGTGGAGCCTGCTCCGACCGGTCGGCCTCGTCCCTGCGGCGCTCGTCCTCACCACTATGGCCGCCAGCGCCGAAGGCGGCAAATCGGCCGGCCCTTCCGAATTCCTGCTGGTGGCGCAGATCGTGCTGCTGATCGCGGTGGGGCGCGGCCTCGGCGAGCTCATGCAGCGGATCGGCCAGCCCTCGGTGATCGGCGAACTGCTTGCCGGCATCCTGCTCGGGCCGTCGCTGTTCGGCTGGCTCTGGCCCGAGGCGCAAGCCGCGATCTTCCCGAAAACACCCGAGCAGAAGGCGATGCTCGACGGCATCGCGCAGTTCGGCATCCTGCTGCTGCTGTTGCTCACCGGCATGGAGACCGACCTCAAGCTGGTCAGGAGGATCGGCAAGGCCGCGATCGCGATCTCGATCGCCGGCATCCTGGTGCCCTTCGCCTGCGGCTTTGTGCTCGGCGAATTCCTGCCCGATGCGCTGTTGCCCAAGCAGGAGCAGCGGCTGGTGGCGTCGTTGTTCATGGGCACGGCGCTGTCGATCTCCTCGGTGAAGATCGTCGCCGTGGTCGTGCGCGAGATGAACTTCATGCGCCGCAATGTCGGCCAGATCATCGTCGCGACGGCCGTGATCGACGACACCATCGGCTGGATCATCATCGCCGTCATCTTCAGCCTCGCCTCGCAGGGCGCGCTGGATCTCGCCTCGGTGGCGCAGGCGCTGGTGGGCACGTTAGCCTTCCTTGCGGTCAGCTTCACCATCGGCCGCCGCCTGGTGTTCCAGCTCATTCGTTGGGCCAATGACAACCTCGTCAGCGCGGCGGCTGTCATCACGGTGATCCTGCTGTTGATGGGCGTCATGGCGCTGATCACCCATGCGATCGGCGTCCACACCGTGCTCGGCGCCTTCGTCGCCGGCATCCTGGTCGGGGAGTCCCCGATCCTGACCCGGCAGATCGACGAGCGCTTGCGGGGGCTGATCTCGAGCTTCTTCATGCCGGTGTTTTTCGGCCTTGCTGGTCTCAGCACCGATCTGTCAGTGCTGCGCGATCCGAGCCTTCTGATGCTTACGGCCCTGCTCGTCGTGATCGCCAGCGTTGGCAAGTTCGGCGGCGCCTTTGTCGGCGGCACGATCGGCGGGCTGAGCACGCGGGAATCTCTGGCGCTGGCGAGCGGCATGAATGCGCGCGGCTCGACCGAGGTCATCATCGCCACCATCGGCCTTTCTATCGGCGTGCTCAGCCAGGTCATGTTCACGATGATTGTGACCATGGCGATCGTGACCACGATGGCGATGCCGCCGATGCTGCGCGCGGCGCTGGCAAGGCTGCCGATGAACCAGGAGGAGAAGGAGCGGCTGGAGCGTGAGGAATTCGAGAAGCGCGGCTTCGTCGCCAATCTCGAACGCCCCTTGCTGGCCGTGGACGAAAGCGTCAACGCGACCTTTGCTTCCCACCTCATCGGCCTGATCGCCGGCATGCGCGGCCTGCCGATCACAGTGCTGCACATCGGCAAGCGCGCCGGGGAGCAGGAGAAGATCCGCGACGAGGAAGAGAGCCACGAAGCCGTCGTGAAGAAAGCGGCCGAGACCGTCTCCGCCAATGGTGACGGTGAGGTCGGCAGCGTCGATGTCGTTACCCGCGCCAGGCGCGCCGAGCTCGGCGAGACCATCGCTGAGGAGGCGCGCAAGGGTTTTGATCTGCTCGTCGTCGGCGTCGACAGGGCCGCCGCCGCCAAGGATCGTTTCGACCAGAGGATCGAGGATATCGCCGCAAAGTTCGAGGGACCGCTCGCGATCGTGGCGGCCAAGGGCAAGCATCTGAAGCAGCCGATGCCGGACGGACTGAACATCCTCGTTCCGGTCTCCGGCAGCGGTGTCTCCAAGCGCGGCGCCGAGGTCGCGGTGGCGCTGACGCAGGCCGGGTCAGGCTCGCTGCGCGTGATCTATGTGGCAACGACGCGGGACAAGGGCGCACAGCGCGGCGCCTCCCGCGGCCTCGGTCAGGAAGCAGGCATCCTGAAGGACGCCAGCGATCTCGCCGCCCGCTACGACGTCGACATCACCACCACGCTGCGTGTGAACCGGGCGCCGGAGGCTGCGATCCTGCGCGAGATCGACACCACCGACGTCGATCTCGTGGTCATGGGCGTCGACCGCATCCAGGCCGATCATCTCTCTTTCGGCGGCGTCGCCGATGCCGTGCTCAGGCAGTCGAAGGTCTCGGTGCTCCTGGTGTCGAGCGGCGAGGCGCGTCAGGCGCCCGCGGAAAAGGCCTAG
- a CDS encoding AraC family transcriptional regulator: MFDILSDVFETIRLKGTLYFRTDYSPPWAITVPEYEQAARFHFVIQGRCHVSLPSGSNIVLEAGDVVLIPRGRGHVLADRFGRAPAPLERVIQESGYDGRGAFVIGKSDPQATTQMVCGHLGFSQGADHPLLGALPEVIVITQADRDRYPLLDESLRLVARRALSDEVGAAASIARLSEVFFIEAVRASVERHPPLANVMTAMTDRHIGRSLELVHKTPGDQWTVETLAKASGMSRSRFAERFTELVGVAPMAYVTEWRLQKALARLSSSKASVKEVAAQAGYQSAAAFARAFSQRFGIPPTDSRDLESS, from the coding sequence ATGTTCGACATTTTGAGTGATGTCTTCGAGACCATCAGGCTCAAAGGAACGCTTTACTTCCGGACTGACTATTCGCCGCCCTGGGCCATTACCGTTCCAGAATATGAGCAGGCCGCCCGGTTCCATTTTGTGATCCAGGGGCGCTGCCATGTGAGCCTCCCGTCCGGCAGCAATATCGTTCTTGAAGCGGGCGATGTCGTATTGATTCCCCGTGGTCGGGGCCACGTCCTTGCCGATCGTTTCGGCCGGGCGCCGGCACCGCTGGAACGCGTGATCCAGGAATCGGGTTACGACGGCAGGGGCGCGTTTGTGATTGGCAAGAGTGACCCTCAAGCCACGACGCAAATGGTCTGTGGTCATCTGGGCTTTTCGCAAGGCGCCGATCATCCGCTGCTTGGCGCATTGCCCGAGGTTATCGTGATAACCCAGGCCGACCGCGATCGCTACCCGCTGCTTGACGAGTCACTGCGCCTGGTTGCGCGGCGAGCACTGAGTGACGAGGTCGGTGCCGCCGCTTCGATCGCGCGTCTGTCGGAAGTTTTCTTTATCGAGGCTGTGCGGGCAAGCGTCGAACGTCATCCGCCCCTGGCCAACGTCATGACCGCGATGACGGATCGTCATATCGGTCGCTCTCTTGAACTGGTGCACAAAACGCCTGGCGATCAATGGACGGTCGAAACTCTCGCAAAAGCAAGCGGCATGTCGAGAAGCCGCTTCGCGGAGCGGTTTACGGAACTCGTCGGTGTTGCGCCCATGGCTTATGTCACGGAATGGAGATTGCAGAAGGCTTTGGCCAGGCTCAGCAGCTCCAAAGCAAGCGTGAAGGAAGTTGCAGCTCAGGCCGGATACCAGTCGGCGGCCGCCTTTGCGCGTGCATTTTCCCAACGTTTTGGAATTCCTCCGACCGATAGTCGTGATCTTGAATCGTCATAG
- a CDS encoding imm11 family protein — protein MAKAPPRVYEITPAWPFGTRVVMDVAGWNVALTASVDFAAVERWYDKPLPTEARLLCKPRKQIPALILTGADTPVVSAGMKSVLERDAPGESEFRPFTLQWEDGATVPGEWHLCNLLKRIDCFDYAAMRMQPPDPKEVEKTLHQKRSDPMSAEEYWLREGYINRMMGPKHVDLAAIGDTQIWRPRWHPASIFVTDKLLAALKAAKVRGVQAERIGTREEPLPTLAEIREKAKLANRRE, from the coding sequence ATGGCGAAAGCGCCCCCACGGGTTTACGAGATCACGCCAGCATGGCCATTCGGCACGCGGGTGGTGATGGACGTGGCCGGCTGGAACGTGGCGCTGACGGCGTCGGTCGATTTCGCGGCGGTCGAGCGCTGGTACGACAAGCCTCTTCCCACCGAGGCACGCCTGCTCTGCAAGCCGCGCAAGCAGATTCCGGCATTGATCTTGACTGGTGCTGACACGCCGGTGGTCAGCGCCGGAATGAAATCGGTGCTGGAGCGGGACGCCCCCGGGGAGAGCGAATTCCGTCCCTTCACCCTGCAGTGGGAGGACGGCGCAACAGTGCCGGGCGAATGGCACTTATGCAACTTGCTCAAGCGCATTGACTGTTTCGACTACGCCGCGATGCGAATGCAGCCGCCGGATCCAAAAGAAGTCGAGAAAACGCTGCATCAAAAGCGCAGCGACCCGATGAGCGCGGAGGAATACTGGCTGCGTGAGGGCTACATCAATCGCATGATGGGCCCGAAGCACGTCGACCTCGCGGCGATAGGCGATACGCAGATCTGGCGTCCGAGGTGGCATCCCGCATCGATCTTCGTCACCGACAAGCTGCTGGCCGCACTCAAAGCCGCCAAGGTTCGCGGCGTGCAGGCGGAGCGGATCGGCACGCGCGAAGAGCCGCTTCCGACGCTGGCAGAGATCCGCGAGAAGGCGAAGTTAGCGAATCGGCGGGAGTGA
- a CDS encoding NADP-dependent oxidoreductase, translating to MKAIVVTNQAAGKAGMKLAERPKPQAAINDVVVQVHASGFVGTELEWPSTWTDRLDRDRTPSIPGHELAGVVTALGYGTTGLSVGQRVFGLADWYRDGTLAEYVAIEARNLAPLPGDVDFTVGASLPISGLTAWQGLFQHGRLRAGQSVLVHGAAGAVGSMVIQLARESGAYLIGTGRAADRQKALDFGAQEFVDLENDALEDVGGVDLVFDLIGGDIGKRSARLVRAGGALVCVVGPCEARPADGLAVDFVVESDRAQLSEIVQRVRDGRLRTNIGTVAILDDAVAALNPTKRISGKTIIRVRP from the coding sequence ATGAAGGCAATTGTGGTAACGAACCAGGCTGCGGGAAAGGCCGGGATGAAGCTGGCGGAGCGGCCCAAGCCGCAGGCAGCGATCAACGACGTCGTCGTTCAGGTTCATGCGTCGGGATTCGTCGGGACTGAGCTGGAGTGGCCCTCGACCTGGACCGATCGCCTCGACCGGGATCGAACGCCGTCGATCCCTGGGCACGAGCTCGCCGGAGTTGTCACCGCTCTCGGCTACGGAACGACGGGGCTGTCGGTGGGACAGCGAGTGTTCGGCCTCGCCGACTGGTATCGCGACGGCACCCTGGCGGAGTATGTGGCCATAGAGGCACGCAACCTCGCGCCGCTCCCGGGCGACGTCGACTTCACGGTGGGCGCGAGTCTGCCAATCTCGGGCCTCACCGCATGGCAGGGACTGTTCCAGCACGGCCGCCTTCGGGCGGGGCAGAGCGTCCTGGTGCACGGCGCGGCTGGCGCAGTCGGTTCGATGGTGATCCAGCTCGCACGCGAGTCCGGCGCCTACCTCATCGGCACCGGACGCGCCGCCGACCGTCAGAAGGCGCTCGACTTCGGCGCGCAGGAATTCGTCGACCTCGAGAACGACGCTTTGGAAGACGTCGGCGGCGTCGATTTGGTGTTCGATCTTATCGGCGGCGACATCGGGAAGCGATCCGCGCGGCTGGTTCGAGCCGGAGGAGCGCTGGTGTGCGTCGTTGGGCCATGCGAGGCGCGGCCCGCCGACGGCCTGGCAGTCGACTTCGTCGTCGAGTCTGATCGCGCCCAGCTGAGTGAGATCGTCCAGCGGGTGCGTGACGGACGACTGCGGACGAATATCGGCACCGTGGCGATCCTCGACGATGCCGTCGCCGCTCTCAATCCGACCAAGCGGATCAGTGGGAAGACGATCATCCGCGTTCGTCCCTGA